The Anopheles moucheti chromosome 3, idAnoMoucSN_F20_07, whole genome shotgun sequence genome contains the following window.
ATACGACGCGTGCATAATATCATTTGTTGGCAAAATGATGATGGCGTGTGATGGGGGAGTTGGATctgttttttaaatgtactAGATAACGTAGAAATGTACGGTTTACTTCctgtatttgttttgcattgtgGAGAAGTACTTCATGTGTTAGGAAAACAGCATCACGGATCCTAATATGGATTTAAACTCCGAGAGACTTCTAAAGTTGAGGCCCATAAGTCAGTACTTAGCAGAGATCCACATCCAAGATCCGAAGAACGCAAGATTAATCGAGTAGTAGATTAAATGATTTACATTTGCCACctaatttttcattcttttatcTCTCTTCTTGTCGTAACGACCTTCTAGATCGTGCCTggtgccatttctggtttactAGACTTAAAGCTACCACGTAGccagatagtcagtccttgctatgggagattggtctggatgggattttggactagtcctgtcgtgtgaagaccaacGGCTGCCCCTTTTATTAGCTTTAGTTCTTAaactcttttttatttcattgtgtTAGATATCATCATTCGTCTATTATCACCGGAGTCTTTGTggagaaatatttttattgattaggGCACTACTCGCTATCAGCTAAGATTGACAACACTCTAGATTTTGTCATTTTCTCATATAGCGGCCTGATATACGTTTAATCCGCTAATCGGATCTTTATAAAGCAGCGATGAATTGCATCCTTGAGCGATCTTTGAGGGAATAACCATTCGCGCCCACCGATAAGACAGTACTCTGCGATACTGTGCGTACACAGTCGATCAATACCACCGCCATTGAGGTATCGTAGTGGCCATTGTTGATTTAGTGAGTCAGCTAATAAAACCTTCCCCATGCCACGAACACTGGCACAGGTTTGGAGGGTGTAGTTGCGTCCATTTCTACGCTTTAGCGCGCCATTAGTCAGTACACAGGGTGGTGGTACTTACCCGAAGGTGGCAAGTGGTTTTAGTGAATCAATGCGCACATTGAGTCATATGATCTACATTTCGTATCTCATACAGCGCGATATGCAGCAGGTCGAAAACATTTTCacgtgtttcttttgttttggttaAGGTGTGGACCTTTTTAACTGTTGTCAGTCGTGCGGGAATTTGATGACGAAGTGTAAATTCTCTAGTAAGAAGAATCGCCATCCAGGGGTTGGTTAGCTCTTGTTagctctctttttttttctttgaggACATTTTGTGCTTGTGTTTGTTCATACTATCTCGCCTGTGTTGGAATATGGGACTTTCTTATCTCGCTGTTGTCATCAAACCAACCGTTCGAATCCCGAATATTGTTTGTCCAGGGTTATTACCACCACCCTATCGGACACCCATACCGGTAAACTTACCACACGTTTCCGATTGCAGCACATTTACAGATATCGCGACAGCAGCTAGTTGTCTCTCCGTTTGGGGTGTGGAGTCCGCTACAATACGGCCGACCGACTAGGGGTCGTGCACTTCCATCGATTGGTGTGAATAAAACATGAATCTCGTCAGTGACATCGGTGCGTCGTTCGATACGGTTGGTACCGCCGCACAATCCACGTTCGATCATTACTTCctgagctgatggaggaggtcTGCTGAAAGGGAGCGAAACCAGCCAACGCGGACATTAGCTGGTGCCAAGCCGGTCTAGGCCAACAATAGCTAGGAGTGAGACAGTTCGGACAGGATAGTTCCGTCGGTGGATAGGAAGCACCTGGTGGTACTACAGATCATCTCCTCCTCGCTCTCTGGCTGTGGCTCTCCGATCACAACAAATCATGGGTAAAATAAATGCTAGCCATAGCAGCTATTGTTACGATAGCATGCTGAAGCGGTCCGACGACAAGTATCTACGGAGCTGCAGCAAAGTCGAGCCGATCGAgtacgatgacgatgacgatgatgacgacgaggaCGACAGGGCACCGGATCATGTTGCGTGGCGGGCAGAAAAACTTGACGACCAGCGCAACAACACCACGTCCGGTTCGTCGGATGACGAGCAGGAAGCACGCACCATCCGCCGCTATGTGCCGGAAGTTCTGGAGCGAATCGACGAGAATCGGTTGGTTTATCGGGCGGAAGGTAACGCCAACATTGTGCTCTCCCTGTCGGACAACAAGCATGTGCTGCGGATGCGCAAATCGAATGTCGAAACGCGTCCGGGTAAAGGTAATTGATCATTAATTGTTTGTTGCCCTGTGCATCGGCTAAAGTGTCTGTTCGGTCCCATTACAGGTGACTCTAACGTTGATCTGCGACGGTTCGTCAAATATTCGAAGGTCATCGCGAATCAGTTTTCCGAATGCTACGTGCCAGCACCGAAGCTGGCCCATCTGAATACCTGCAACCTGCAGGTGTTTAATGAGCGGCTGCGATATTTACGTCCCGGTAAGATAGTAGAAGCAGCGGTGGAAGCAGAATAATATAAATCACACCGAACTCTAATGCGCTAACAAATTTACTTTCGATTTCAGCCATGAGGCTCGGCAAGGAAATACGTGAGCTTGATGGCATACTCTACCCGGACGTGGCATTCCTGCCGAAGTGGCTGTATCCAGCGCGAGTGCGGGACATCAGTCAGGTGGGTACAattttaccgattcttttTCTCCGGTTAATGGAGAAAGAATTTCTCAGCATTCCTTGGAATGCGGCCTTCCTGCCACCCGGGCAAAATGTCCTAGAATGGGTGATAATTTACTCGATTTACCCGTCGGTTTGATTAAATTGCTCCACAGTCCTTTTTACTTCGGTCAACGACGTAAATATCTCAATTTCTCGTAGGACATTGTCTTCTTCGAACGTTTTCGTTAAACATTCCTTATTGTAGGACGCTCTGGGGGTCAAATTTAACTGTTTGATTGGTATTTGCACGAGGATTAGAGTGTAATCTCATCCAAGTAATCATAGATGGAGTCACACGGGAGTACTCTGaatgcaataatttaaattattaccCCTTTTGTTGACCCTCCGCAGGACCCTAAAATCTCTTCCAATCCACCAACCCACTACCAGACGTACTGCGTCGAAATCAAACCGAAGCAAGGCTGGCTGGCGTACGAATTCTGTGATAATATTCCCCTTCCGGAGTTGACCAACGGTGGGGACCTTCGGAAGTGCCGTTATTGTTTGCATCAATATTTAAAGGTAAATGAACGAACGATGGGAGCATGGAAGGACTGTCCCGGACCCAGGGTCACACATTCTAACTTATTTTCTCGCGCTGTTTACTTGTAGCTCCAAAAGAAATCGATAGCCAAAATTAGTAAATACTGTCCCTTGGATCTCTACTCTGGGTAAGTACGAATAGCAGTCGGTAGACTGGCTTTCTTTCACGAATCTTCCGAACGGCAAGGGAGTTGTCCGATCTCAAGGCTCTTGTGCTGTGTATTTTTGCAACCGAAACCACGCGTACAAACTAGCAACGTTCGcgggttttctgttttcgcaTTCAGAGTCATCCCGACCGGGGGTGACCAAAAATAGCGATCGATAGCGAACGGCTTCTcgatgttttgttgcttcttctcGCGCGCGCACTGGCTGTTAGTTAGTGTTTGCTGTCACAAGAAGCGTTCGCGCGTCAAATCCGTACGCGGCAACAGGTTTTATCGATGGTTTTCTGCATCGGAACGGTATTTTCTCGGGTGTCACACACCACAGTAGGACAAATCCGCCGTCCGTTCGGTCGGTCATGTATCGGGTGCTGCTCCGTACCGTGGTGTTTACCGTGGGGGCCTTAAAATAAGAACGGTTTTGATTATCGGGTACCAGTTTCGCGTATACCACGGTGACGTGGACACACACGACAAAAGCGGGTATATTTCAACCGATCGAACGTTTGCCACCGTTCAAGGCGAACGAGCGACCGGATCGGTACGATCCGGTTATGGGAGATTAATCTTCATTTTCGTTACGAATTTGCACCACGAAATTCCCCACGGCGCGCCTGTGCCGAGGTTTTTGGGAATGGTGACGCAGATTTCGACCATTTTCTTTATGACGCCACACTGCTGCTTTTTTGCGCTACTCGCGTCAGGGAATGTCACCCCAAAATTACCGGCAGGTGGCATTAGTCATTATGTCCACCTTCTACCACCTACGAATCCAAAAACCCGTACGTATTTACGGGTTATTTATATTGATGAGTGTGTAATTTCcgggcaagaaaaaaaaaagcgataaaCATGATATCAGCagtcaacaaaaaacccctcccGAAACACTACACTCAGACATCTTTTTTCAATGCTACTAAACAAACATACTTACGTAGACAATTGTTGGTGTTTGGGTGCAAGTATCGTAAAAGAAGCGTTAGGTTACACAATTTTGGAGCCAATTAGACTGTCGCATGTGGTGTGATTATTGCAATTAAACGCGAAGATAAGATAAAGCTTGTGGGAACGCAAGACTTGCTGTGCTGAGGTACTCCTTTAGACTTTGAACAGTTGTAGTGATCGTATGTATAGTTCAAAAGCGATTAGATTCGTACCTCTGATTTCTTTAATTCATGTATGCTTTATCCAATTCCTTGTCGCAATACTAGCCATGTGGGAAAATGCACTACGGATACCACCGTGTTGTACCGTGTACGATCTCCGCTTCTTTCGGTAATTCAAGATCTGTACGGCTACTACATGACCGTTCGGCGAAACTCAAGCAAGCAACTGACCTTTAAGCATTAATTATGAGTGACTTGTTTTCTCGTGTCCTGTACTAGCGTGCGTGTAGTTCTTGCACTGCCGCTTCAAGCTTTCTGGGACACATGTAAAACAGACAGATTTCTCCCATACCGATTCGCAACGGATTGCAATACTACCGGCTGCTGCTGGGTGTGTCGTTGGTTGCGGTGCACCCCTGGAAATGCACCAACGGAAACACACGAGCAGATGATGCACCTCACGCATCGCAACGCATCGCTCGCATCggttataaataaaattcaattattactCCTTGCcgacgggtgtgtgtgtgtgttacggGGCTCCCAAAAATACCCGACCCGACACCCGGAATATAAATCTTTTGCGCCCCGTGTTCGTGTCACTACCGCGCAGATAGAGCGATATCCGCCACCCCGGCCACAGCGCAAATCCATCCCAAAACCGGTCGCGCCACGATCGCGTTTGGGTTCGTTGTACACACTACGCTGCAGCTGCATTTTACGTGATCCATGCACTTTCGAATTAccgtttttttggtgtttttctttttattttgcagcaAACAGCAGTCAATATTTTACCGTTTGCGGTTGTCGTGCTTGCGGGGGCTagcctagtgcagcaattgcCCCATGCATGGggcagatttttgtttttttgctaggAAATCATCACGCCACACACCGCTGACATATAGTCATAGAGTCACCCGGCCCGACCGGAGATCAGGTTCGAAGATTTTGAATGATCTTttttggtggatttttttaGTTCGACggtgtgtgcggtgtgttGTCACATCCCCAGGACCGGTAGTGGGTTGAAGGTGACGGTAGATCGAGTGTGAAGGAACACCGCCGTGATAGTGGATGGGAAGGCATGGTGTGGAAGGTGGAAAAGAAAGTGTGCAAAGGGATCCTCGCTCGCGGTTGCTGTTATAGATCATCGCGGGTGGACAGGGCATCGTGGTGCGAATCTGCGAATGCACAATCCGTGTTGAAGTcgttttcgtttgatttttgtttggctgTGTTCGCATGTGAACGCTTGAGAGAGAAGGGAAGCTATAGCATCATTCACGGGCGAAATAATGCGATATTGCGAAACTGGGAGCACATCAGCATGTGTGTTgaaagtaataaaacaaattttattacttGGGTGAAGGAATACCGCCCCCCCATAATGCACATGCATCCTGACCCGTCCTTCACGTCACGTTGGGTAGCCGTGCTCTAGGACTAGTTTTCCAAATTTATGCACATTCCATTCGCGATGTAACAACACGTACACGTTTGTgtattgcttttgtttcactgTTTTCTGCAGCATCTTCGCTCCGCCGTCTTGAGGTGTTTGACCAAAGTTAAATCGTCTCGGGCCTCCCGTTCATAGTCAAGCCAAAGCGgggttggtttgtgtttttgcgtgTGGTCTAAGCTACTGCATGCAGTGGCCCTAAAGGTCAAGGAGCACAGGAAAGTTGTTGCCGTTTTGTTCCCTTTTTAGGTTCGCTGCCCTAGGACCTGTCCATCTAGGTCTCAGGTCTAGGCGGGTTGCGTTTTTGAAGACAAATGCCCGTCCGTCAACCGTTTTCACTTCCAATGATAGTTGGTGTACAGACAGAAAAGCATTAAGTTACACCAATCCATTTTACGATAAATGtttgctttcgcttttttatAAGGCtgataattttataatttatatcaCTATTCTCTTCCCCGCAGCAAACCCGTTCGTGTTCTTCAAGCAGTGAAAGGCCTTATCGGTGCACCGcagaataattttaaaatactgAAAAATGGCAAGGTCGTGTACGATGACAAGCGTGAAAAGTCGATGTACAATCGGATACTGCGTGAAATGTTCCCTCGCGATGGTCGCACAAAGGACGAGTGAGTATCGTTTTGCTCTCGCCGTTGTTTGTTCATCATTCGAATGGATTGTCTTTATTGCACCACAATTTACAATGTTTTGAatcattgtgtgtttttgtttgttttcaggaGAAGCACAATCTTCATAAATCTTATTAAGGAAATTTTGCTGAAAGATTTTACTACAAACGATGAACATTGCGATCGGAAGCTGTTGAACATAAAAAAGGATCGAAAGAAGGTACACGGTCTTACGACGTAGAATAGTGGATATTTGATCGGATTGTTTTATCTTTGCAGAAGGATAAAAATCAGCTTCACGAACGTTCTTGCAATCCTGTCAATCAACAGTTTCTCCCGAAAAGTTGCGCCTTACGACAGATCCTAGACGTTCAGCTGTTGGTAAAGGTAAACTAATGCGCTTTCTTCTGTGGTAAagtaaaaacaattgtttaacTTACTTTCTCTTTCCATTTTAGTCAAGCATTTCCACGATCGATCCATCAATATTGGCCAAATCACGTACAGACTCATTTAGCTATATCGACGATATGTATGAAAAGTATATGAGCTGCAAGGATTACGATGTCGTGTACGTTGATGATGGTCGCACCAGTACCACCTGGGCAAAGGAACCGTTCAGTACCGAATACCTGTCTGAGGAGGAGAAATATCAACTCGGTGCCACGGCCCTGGACTGTTCGATAATGATCACGTTCCGCCGGCTGTCTGGTGATCGTGCAGAGGAGAACAGGTAAGAACCTGCACCGTCGAACGAACAAACAGAAACGCATACAAAGAGGGATCCTGTTGCGATGGGATACGTTTGTTCCCTCGTACGGCGAAGGATAGTGTATATTTTTAAAGGGCTctgtacgttttttttttcttcatctatTGGAAATGCTGAATGAAAGAGACCAGCATTCGGATTGCTCATGCGATCATAGAAAGGTTTGTCTACCTTGTGTCCTACGTTGATGAGGTCTACGACTCACCGACAGCTTACCTGTGACGGAGCCAAAGTAAAGAAAGTGATCGAAAAAAGAAGGATGAGATTActtttataaacaaaacaatacaacgGTGTGTGGAACTTATTCGACGCTAGCACACAGTTGCAATGCCCAGCTTGTTGTGGGATGGATAGGGAGAAAAAACACAGTTTCacttcttccttttccaaTACCATCCTTTCTGTGCAGCTTGCATCCTGTTGATAGTCCTTGTAAGGCAATTTAGGGATACGGTTGAAAAATTATCCCGTCGCTTTCGTCTGGCTTTGTTGTTCGATCCAGGGATTTTGTGATGGTTCTGGATTCCTGAGAATTCGGTTCGCTATGGGCCACTTGTCTTTTATGCGTATCGCAAACACTACGCATACTTACAAAAAAGTGACTACGTTACCTTTTCCCTCTTAATTCTTATCCTGTTCTTTCCAAATATGGCCTATCGTCAGGCTTTGGCCACCGGATAAAGGTGATCACTTTTTCtcttttaaatttcattacacACGTTAGATTGCTACGTGTGTGTTGGTAGGGATCTTGTAGGGATTCGCAGGAAGAATTAGAATCTCTTATGTTCCCCGCTAGCCGAAAACCGCTGTGAGCTTAGTTAGGTATTTTGAGACCCTTTGAGAATGCGGGCATTGCGgggttttatgtttcatgGGAAGCTATCCTGTATTTGTTGTggctagttttttttaaacattgtttaaaatttggttCGAAAACAAGTTTTGTTTGTACAGTGATTGTATAATTTTTACCAAAGAAAGCTATTAATAAGTAATTTCATTAACAACAGTACGAATCTTACAGTTAATTAATATCTAATTTCTGTTCTTTACAGCTTGAACGAAGCAGCGCGCAATCACATCGTCTCCATTGAGGGTATGAAGTTTCTCGTAAACGTTACGATCACCGATCTTGACCCAAAGTCGCACAAACATTACGCCAAGTACGTGGAACAGCTTGCAGCGTCTGCGGTTGCATATCGCGAGTTTATGAGCAAAATGCGCCGTTAGTCCAGCATACCCAGCGTTCGTTTCCTGTTTGTGTGTCTTACATCACATTACATTATAAGTCCATCCAACCGTTGTGGCTCTAAGACTATATATACATCACGCCTAAGCAAACCCGATTCTAAATCGCATgaaaaaacaagcacacacagACCGGCGCCAACCTCACTACGAAAAGCAATATTATATTTGCCCCTAACCTGCATAGTAATAGGGTTCTGTTGTCGGTTTAAAatcgaaacgaatgaaaacTCTTTGCCCGAAGAATGCTCTTTACAACACTGTGTGGCAGATAGATAAGCGTATGCGTAATGGTCGAAGTAGATAAGTAATTAACGAATGAGAATGATCGCAAGGAATGATATCTGAGTGAGTTGTCATTAGAAGCAAAGTGAAAGGTGAACAAATTATATAGAATACATAAAGAAGGAATGGTTTATGGAAGGTTATCTAGAGTTGATGAAGAATAATGTACTATTAAACTACTTATTTAAACCTGCAAGACGTAACGAAGGTAATAAGGTCGAACATGACTGGAAAAAATGGAGAAGAATATACAGATTTACTAATCTAATCAGCATACAAACTAACTAATAGcatacaaaatgcaaacaggGTGACAGAGgactgaagaaaaaaaaacaaaactacattAATACACACTTTAACTTTGCGTTCAACGTACACGCACGAACAACATTCAGTCACGAGACGGGCGAAAAATAGTTGTTTAACATGTTCTATTTATTGTAAAGATTATTTATTATGACGTGTTCATAGATTTTAACGGAAAAAAGCACCTAGCCGAGGGCTTTCGGTAACACCAAGTAACACTTATTTATATacattttgcatgcaaacacTGTAACTATTAGGTTGTAATATGTTAGCCAACATTGCTAGAATAAGTTTTCACCGTTTTCATCATGCACAACTCTCTAGCCGGCAAACCATTTAGTTTAGTTACATTTGTGACACAGTATTTATGGGTTTGGGTTAAAAAGCGttatatatttaatattcCGTACAAACTTTCATTCACTGCAGAGATGAACAATTACAGCAACACAACGTTTTGAACCATTTTTCTACTTGCTATAACACGTTCGTGAACAGAACTGTCACGGAATGCTGTATGGTTGTTTTAGGATAGGTTACCGTTTTTGGAGTGACATGTTTAGCTAAAATTAGTTCTCACATGCGAGTAGAGTTTGAAAGACTTTAGCAACAAAAACTGTACTGCATTTTTACTGTGACAAAACCAAATGAATCGAACACCATTCTCCGTATTAACTGTATTCAGTAACGATTTCCCTTTATAGATGAAAAAACTATATCATCACTCAATGTGTAAGCAAGGGAAGAAAGTTTCATTTTACACCATGTGCTGGTTCTATGCGAACTGTTGGGATCGTTCACTACACCGGTTTGTGTGGATaatgttaaaacaataaatttgatGGATACCTTTAACATTTGAATCGTCtctacaaagtttgtttcttACGTTGAAGCTGCTGCTATTGAACACATTGACAAGGGAATCGTGAAGGAAAATGACAACCTATTCGGCACCTGATATTTGCGCCATTAGCGAGCAATTACATCGGACTTTTAGATACGCGAAAGAATGTGGCGCCCACATAAAAAGCATGTCAATCAATTATCGTGTGTAAAGGGATGGTTCCTAACACGAGTTCCTTTGTTTGGCGACCTTCGGGTTTGCTTGGTGGTTGGTGGGCTTTCTGGGGGCAGCTTTGTGAGAGAAGCTTTCGTGTAGTAGGACTGAtaggaaagtaaaaaaaaaggaacattaTGTGTGCGCGATCC
Protein-coding sequences here:
- the LOC128300725 gene encoding inositol-pentakisphosphate 2-kinase isoform X1 encodes the protein MGKINASHSSYCYDSMLKRSDDKYLRSCSKVEPIEYDDDDDDDDEDDRAPDHVAWRAEKLDDQRNNTTSGSSDDEQEARTIRRYVPEVLERIDENRLVYRAEGNANIVLSLSDNKHVLRMRKSNVETRPGKGDSNVDLRRFVKYSKVIANQFSECYVPAPKLAHLNTCNLQVFNERLRYLRPAMRLGKEIRELDGILYPDVAFLPKWLYPARVRDISQDPKISSNPPTHYQTYCVEIKPKQGWLAYEFCDNIPLPELTNGGDLRKCRYCLHQYLKLQKKSIAKISKYCPLDLYSGKPVRVLQAVKGLIGAPQNNFKILKNGKVVYDDKREKSMYNRILREMFPRDGRTKDERSTIFINLIKEILLKDFTTNDEHCDRKLLNIKKDRKKKDKNQLHERSCNPVNQQFLPKSCALRQILDVQLLVKSSISTIDPSILAKSRTDSFSYIDDMYEKYMSCKDYDVVYVDDGRTSTTWAKEPFSTEYLSEEEKYQLGATALDCSIMITFRRLSGDRAEENSLNEAARNHIVSIEGMKFLVNVTITDLDPKSHKHYAKYVEQLAASAVAYREFMSKMRR
- the LOC128300725 gene encoding inositol-pentakisphosphate 2-kinase isoform X2, with the translated sequence MGKINASHSSYCYDSMLKRSDDKYLRSCSKVEPIEYDDDDDDDDEDDRAPDHVAWRAEKLDDQRNNTTSGSSDDEQEARTIRRYVPEVLERIDENRLVYRAEGNANIVLSLSDNKHVLRMRKSNVETRPGKGDSNVDLRRFVKYSKVIANQFSECYVPAPKLAHLNTCNLQVFNERLRYLRPAMRLGKEIRELDGILYPDVAFLPKWLYPARVRDISQDPKISSNPPTHYQTYCVEIKPKQGWLAYEFCDNIPLPELTNGGDLRKCRYCLHQYLKLQKKSIAKISKYCPLDLYSGKPVRVLQAVKGLIGAPQNNFKILKNGKVVYDDKREKSMYNRILREMFPRDGRTKDERSTIFINLIKEILLKDFTTNDEHCDRKLLNIKKDRKKDKNQLHERSCNPVNQQFLPKSCALRQILDVQLLVKSSISTIDPSILAKSRTDSFSYIDDMYEKYMSCKDYDVVYVDDGRTSTTWAKEPFSTEYLSEEEKYQLGATALDCSIMITFRRLSGDRAEENSLNEAARNHIVSIEGMKFLVNVTITDLDPKSHKHYAKYVEQLAASAVAYREFMSKMRR